Proteins encoded by one window of Roseibium sp. Sym1:
- a CDS encoding D-alanine--D-alanine ligase gives MAGKHVAVLMGGWVNERPVSLASGKGCADALEEAGYKVTRIDVDRNVSSVLEKLKPDVAFNALHGPFGEDGCVQGILEFLNIPYTHSGVMASSLAMNKVKAKAVMQAAGIPVAEHLVVNRHDIRREHPMAPPYVLKPINEGSSFGVLIVKEDQEFPPQELGRADWPYPDVLMCEKFIAGRELTCAVMDDRALGVIDIVPLGHGFYDYDAKYAQGGSKHILPAKISPIVYQTIETLAVKAHQALGCRGVSRADFRFDEREDGSGNLICLEVNTQPGMTPTSLVPEMAAHKGMSFKDLVSWMVEDASCCR, from the coding sequence ATGGCCGGAAAACACGTCGCCGTTCTGATGGGCGGCTGGGTCAACGAGCGCCCGGTCTCTCTTGCAAGCGGCAAGGGCTGCGCCGACGCTCTGGAAGAGGCCGGATACAAGGTCACGCGCATCGATGTGGACCGGAACGTGTCCTCGGTTCTTGAGAAACTGAAGCCGGATGTGGCCTTCAACGCGCTGCACGGCCCCTTTGGCGAGGACGGCTGCGTTCAGGGAATATTAGAGTTTCTTAACATCCCCTATACGCATTCCGGAGTGATGGCTTCGAGCCTTGCCATGAACAAGGTGAAGGCCAAGGCGGTGATGCAGGCGGCCGGAATTCCGGTGGCCGAACACCTTGTCGTGAACCGCCACGACATCCGGCGCGAACACCCGATGGCGCCGCCCTATGTCCTGAAACCGATCAATGAGGGATCGAGCTTCGGGGTGCTGATTGTCAAGGAAGATCAAGAGTTTCCGCCCCAGGAGCTGGGTCGGGCGGACTGGCCTTACCCCGATGTCCTGATGTGCGAGAAATTCATCGCGGGGCGGGAACTGACCTGTGCCGTCATGGATGACCGGGCCCTCGGGGTCATCGACATCGTGCCGTTGGGGCATGGCTTCTACGATTACGATGCAAAATATGCACAAGGCGGTTCAAAACACATTCTTCCTGCAAAAATTTCACCGATTGTTTACCAAACCATAGAGACACTAGCGGTGAAGGCGCATCAGGCGTTGGGATGCCGCGGTGTTTCCCGGGCCGACTTCCGATTCGATGAACGCGAAGACGGGTCCGGAAACCTGATCTGCCTCGAAGTGAACACGCAGCCAGGCATGACGCCGACCTCTCTTGTGCCCGAAATGGCGGCCCATAAGGGAATGAGCTTCAAGGACCTGGTGAGTTGGATGGTTGAGGACGCGAGTTGCTGTCGTTAG
- the recN gene encoding DNA repair protein RecN, translated as MLVTLSIRDIVLIDRLDLNFAAGMSVLTGETGAGKSILLDSLSLALGARGDADLVRHGEAQGQVTAVFDVAGDHPVRLFLRENDVDDDGDIILRRIQTADGRTRAFVNDQPVSAGLLRQAGALLVEIHGQHDDRALVDPESHRTLIDVFGGLTGDVEAVATAYAAFKAAEKAVVDHERRIEAARNEADYLKASVEELSGLKPQPGEEEELAARRTDMMAVEKIAGDLNEAFETLNGSASPIPELASLLRRLERKADQVPQLLGQPVRSLAEALDHLEETRGGLESALRETEFDPRELESVEERLFALRAASRKYSVPVEDLAPLCERMAGDLADLDAGEDKLAALAEAAAKARGTYDKKAAALSEKRRKTAKALEKAVEKELPDLKLERAKFIVEMESNPDSPGRSGIDQLEFHVQTNPGTKPGPMMKVASGGELSRFLLALKVSLADKGSAPTLVFDEIDTGVGGAVAEAIGLRLARLAASVQVLTVTHAPQVAARAEGHFLIAKEALKPDRVATRVQRIDEDHRSEEIARMLAGSVITEEARAAARRLLTAAE; from the coding sequence ATGCTGGTCACGCTGTCTATCCGTGACATCGTCCTGATCGACCGACTTGATCTTAATTTTGCCGCCGGTATGTCGGTCCTGACAGGCGAGACCGGCGCGGGCAAATCCATCCTTCTCGATTCCCTTTCGCTGGCGCTCGGGGCGCGCGGCGATGCGGATCTGGTCCGTCACGGCGAAGCGCAGGGCCAGGTGACCGCAGTCTTCGACGTTGCCGGCGATCATCCGGTGCGCCTGTTTCTTCGGGAAAACGACGTCGACGATGACGGCGACATCATCCTGCGCCGGATCCAGACCGCCGATGGCCGCACGCGGGCCTTTGTCAACGATCAGCCGGTCAGCGCGGGACTGTTGCGCCAGGCTGGGGCCTTGCTGGTGGAAATTCACGGCCAGCATGACGACCGCGCGCTGGTCGATCCGGAAAGCCACCGGACGCTGATCGATGTGTTCGGGGGGCTGACAGGCGACGTGGAGGCCGTGGCAACCGCGTATGCCGCCTTCAAGGCAGCCGAAAAGGCGGTGGTCGACCATGAACGCCGGATCGAGGCGGCCCGCAACGAGGCAGACTATCTCAAGGCGTCTGTCGAGGAACTGTCCGGCCTGAAGCCGCAGCCCGGCGAAGAGGAGGAGCTTGCCGCGCGCCGCACCGACATGATGGCCGTGGAGAAGATCGCGGGAGATCTGAACGAGGCCTTTGAAACCCTCAACGGCTCCGCGTCGCCGATCCCCGAGCTGGCCAGCTTGCTGCGTCGGCTGGAGCGCAAGGCCGACCAGGTGCCACAGCTTCTTGGGCAGCCGGTACGCTCGCTCGCCGAGGCTCTGGACCACCTGGAGGAGACACGGGGCGGGCTGGAAAGCGCACTGCGTGAAACGGAATTCGACCCGCGTGAACTGGAAAGCGTCGAGGAGCGCCTGTTCGCGCTGCGCGCGGCCTCGCGAAAATACTCCGTTCCCGTCGAGGATCTTGCGCCCCTGTGCGAGCGCATGGCCGGGGATCTCGCCGATCTTGACGCGGGTGAGGACAAGCTGGCGGCTCTGGCCGAGGCCGCGGCCAAGGCGCGCGGCACCTATGACAAGAAAGCGGCCGCCCTGTCGGAGAAACGCCGAAAGACCGCGAAGGCGCTGGAAAAGGCCGTTGAAAAGGAACTGCCAGACCTCAAGCTGGAACGTGCGAAGTTCATTGTCGAAATGGAGAGCAATCCCGACAGCCCGGGTCGCAGCGGTATCGATCAGCTGGAATTCCATGTGCAGACCAACCCGGGCACCAAACCGGGGCCGATGATGAAGGTCGCCTCGGGCGGCGAACTCTCCCGGTTCCTGCTGGCGTTGAAAGTGTCCCTTGCGGACAAGGGCTCGGCGCCGACATTGGTCTTTGACGAAATTGACACTGGCGTCGGCGGTGCGGTCGCCGAGGCGATCGGCCTGCGCCTGGCACGGCTGGCCGCGAGCGTCCAGGTGCTCACCGTGACCCATGCGCCGCAGGTGGCTGCCCGCGCGGAAGGCCATTTCCTGATCGCCAAGGAAGCCCTGAAACCCGACCGGGTCGCAACCCGCGTCCAGCGCATCGATGAAGACCATCGCAGCGAGGAAATCGCCCGCATGCTGGCCGGCAGTGTCATCACCGAGGAAGCCCGGGCCGCGGCGCGCAGGCTGCTGACCGCGGCGGAGTAG
- the ftsA gene encoding cell division protein FtsA, with the protein MSRSGSHLYLPKMRPLPSRRAVIMSVLDVGSTKICCLIAKLVPREDKTVLSSRSHKVEVLGYGYQRSRGIKSGVVVDMDAAEHAIRLAVDSAERMAGVTVESLIANVSCGRLQSEIYSANVPLAGDSVSEADIQRVLSAGSSHSVTEGRAVTHALPISYSLDGSRGIRDPRGMMGHKLGVEMQVVSAEVPPVRNLELCINRGHLHVETMVATPFASGLSTIVDDEAELGVACIDMGGGTTTLSVFVDGHMVHLDAIAVGGNHVTMDIARAFATRLQDAERLKTLYGSPLASSSDDRDLLTVPPLESDSDLPNQIPRSALTRVIRPRVEEILELVRDRLTASGFAGRVGKQIVLTGGASQLTGLGEVARHILGRNVRLGRPLGVAGLPEAAKGPAFAAAVGLLIYPQVAQIEQFEHKNRRSGWGGQSGYLARVGQWIRESF; encoded by the coding sequence ATGAGCCGTTCCGGATCCCATCTCTATCTTCCCAAGATGCGCCCGCTGCCGAGCCGGCGTGCCGTCATCATGTCTGTGCTCGATGTCGGATCGACCAAGATCTGCTGCCTGATCGCCAAACTGGTGCCGCGGGAGGACAAGACCGTCCTGTCCAGCCGGTCTCACAAGGTCGAGGTTCTCGGGTACGGCTACCAGCGTTCGCGCGGCATCAAGTCCGGCGTCGTGGTCGACATGGATGCGGCGGAACATGCCATCCGCCTGGCCGTCGACAGCGCGGAGCGCATGGCCGGCGTCACGGTCGAGTCGCTGATCGCCAATGTCAGCTGCGGCCGGCTGCAGAGCGAGATCTACAGCGCCAACGTGCCGCTCGCCGGTGACAGCGTGTCGGAAGCCGATATCCAGCGTGTCCTGTCCGCCGGGTCCAGCCATTCGGTCACCGAGGGCCGGGCGGTGACGCACGCGCTGCCGATCTCCTATTCGCTGGACGGAAGCCGGGGCATTCGCGATCCGCGCGGCATGATGGGGCACAAGCTCGGCGTGGAGATGCAGGTGGTGTCCGCGGAAGTCCCGCCGGTCCGCAATCTGGAACTGTGCATCAACCGTGGCCATCTGCATGTCGAGACCATGGTGGCAACACCCTTTGCCAGCGGCCTGTCGACGATTGTCGACGACGAGGCCGAGCTGGGTGTGGCCTGTATCGACATGGGAGGCGGCACCACCACGCTGTCGGTCTTTGTCGACGGCCACATGGTGCATCTCGATGCGATCGCCGTGGGCGGCAATCACGTCACCATGGATATCGCGCGTGCCTTTGCGACCCGTCTCCAGGACGCGGAACGCCTGAAAACCCTTTATGGCTCGCCGCTGGCCTCCAGTTCGGACGACCGTGACCTGCTCACGGTGCCGCCGCTGGAAAGCGACAGCGACCTGCCCAACCAGATCCCGCGCTCGGCGCTGACCCGGGTCATCCGTCCGCGCGTGGAAGAAATCCTCGAACTCGTGAGAGATCGGCTGACGGCGTCCGGATTTGCCGGACGCGTGGGCAAGCAGATCGTGCTGACCGGGGGTGCAAGTCAGCTCACGGGTCTTGGAGAAGTTGCGCGTCACATCCTGGGGCGCAACGTCCGTCTTGGCCGGCCACTAGGCGTCGCCGGTCTTCCCGAGGCCGCCAAGGGTCCGGCATTCGCCGCCGCGGTTGGTCTCTTGATTTATCCGCAGGTCGCCCAGATCGAACAGTTCGAACACAAGAACCGTCGGTCGGGGTGGGGCGGGCAATCTGGTTACCTGGCCCGTGTGGGCCAATGGATCAGGGAAAGCTTCTGA
- the murC gene encoding UDP-N-acetylmuramate--L-alanine ligase, producing MKMPQDIGPVHFVGIGGIGMSGIAEVLKTLGYEVQGSDMAENANVQRLRAHGIKVTVGHAAENLGDAEVLVVSSAIKKDNPELVAARERLIPVVRRAEMLAELMRFKQAIAVGGTHGKTTTTSMVAALLDAGGLDPTVINGGIINSYGTNARMGEGDWMVVEADESDGTFIKLPADIAIVTNIDPEHLDHYGDFAGVRAAFLQFVENVPFYGFAVMCLDHPEVQTMIGTIEDKRVVTYGTNPQADVRFTDVSMDGGKSTFSVTIRDRRSQEVTELEDLVLPMPGLHNVSNATAAIAVAAQLGVGPEEIKKGISGFGGVKRRFTHTGTVNGVQIFDDYGHHPVEIRAVLHAARESTRGKVIAVMQPHRYSRLHSLFDDFSNCFNDADNVIIAPVYPAGEQPIEGALHTDLVSGMKTRGHRNVQAIEGPEEIAPLIKEIAEPGDFVVCLGAGNITQWAYALPKQLEEL from the coding sequence GGTCGGATATGGCGGAAAACGCCAATGTCCAGCGCCTGCGCGCGCACGGCATCAAGGTGACGGTCGGCCACGCCGCGGAAAATCTTGGCGACGCCGAGGTACTTGTGGTGTCCTCGGCGATCAAGAAGGACAATCCGGAACTGGTTGCCGCGCGAGAGAGGCTCATCCCGGTGGTGCGCCGTGCGGAGATGCTGGCCGAACTGATGCGTTTCAAGCAGGCAATCGCGGTCGGAGGCACCCACGGCAAGACGACGACGACCTCCATGGTCGCGGCGCTGCTCGATGCCGGCGGTCTCGACCCGACGGTGATCAACGGCGGCATCATCAATTCCTACGGCACCAATGCCCGCATGGGCGAGGGTGACTGGATGGTTGTCGAAGCCGATGAAAGCGACGGCACCTTCATCAAGTTGCCGGCGGACATCGCCATCGTCACCAACATCGATCCGGAACACCTGGATCACTATGGCGACTTTGCCGGTGTGCGCGCCGCCTTCCTGCAATTCGTGGAGAACGTGCCTTTCTACGGCTTTGCCGTGATGTGCCTTGATCATCCCGAAGTCCAGACGATGATCGGGACCATCGAGGACAAGAGGGTGGTGACCTACGGCACCAATCCGCAGGCGGACGTGCGGTTCACGGATGTCTCGATGGATGGCGGCAAGTCGACCTTTTCCGTAACCATCCGCGACAGGCGCAGCCAGGAAGTCACGGAACTTGAGGATCTCGTGCTGCCCATGCCCGGCCTGCACAATGTTTCGAACGCCACCGCTGCGATCGCGGTGGCCGCGCAGCTGGGCGTCGGTCCGGAAGAGATCAAGAAGGGCATTTCCGGCTTTGGCGGCGTCAAGCGGCGTTTCACCCATACCGGCACGGTCAACGGCGTTCAGATCTTCGACGACTACGGCCATCATCCGGTGGAGATCCGGGCCGTCCTGCATGCCGCGCGCGAGTCGACCAGGGGCAAGGTCATCGCGGTCATGCAGCCACACCGCTACAGCCGCCTGCACAGCCTGTTCGACGATTTTTCGAACTGCTTCAACGATGCGGACAACGTGATCATCGCCCCGGTCTATCCCGCCGGCGAACAACCGATTGAAGGCGCCCTGCACACCGACCTGGTGTCGGGCATGAAGACACGCGGACACCGCAACGTGCAGGCCATCGAGGGACCTGAGGAAATTGCTCCCCTGATCAAGGAGATTGCGGAACCCGGGGACTTCGTCGTGTGCCTGGGCGCGGGCAACATCACCCAATGGGCCTATGCTCTGCCGAAACAACTCGAAGAGCTCTGA
- the murB gene encoding UDP-N-acetylmuramate dehydrogenase, producing MGFPDLLERYPDLAEGVRGRLTANQPLAAVTWFRTGGPAQLMFQPADEDDLAAFLEKLPNEVPVLPVGLGSNLLVRDGGLEGVVIRLSAKGFGAVEEIGGNRLRAGAAVPDKRLAEAAAKAGLGGFAFYTGIPGGLGGALRMNAGAHGTETRERMVELTAIDRDGKRHVLSNADMGYAYRHSDASGDLIFTSAVFEGVPQAEASIRREMADVVAHREKAQPIREKTGGSTFKNPPGTSAWKEVDAAGCRGLTVGGAQMSDMHCNFMINTGNARGHDLELLGETVRARVLKHSGIRLEWEIKRLGAFGPEGAIEPFLGEKGEAA from the coding sequence ATGGGGTTTCCCGACCTGCTGGAGAGGTATCCGGATCTCGCAGAGGGCGTTCGCGGCCGCCTGACCGCCAACCAGCCGCTGGCGGCGGTCACCTGGTTCCGCACCGGCGGGCCGGCCCAGCTGATGTTTCAGCCCGCTGACGAAGACGATCTGGCAGCCTTCCTGGAAAAACTGCCCAACGAGGTCCCGGTGCTGCCGGTCGGTCTTGGGTCCAACCTGCTCGTTCGTGACGGCGGTCTCGAGGGCGTTGTCATCCGGCTGAGCGCGAAGGGGTTCGGCGCGGTCGAGGAAATCGGCGGCAACCGGCTGCGAGCCGGTGCGGCGGTGCCGGACAAGCGCCTTGCCGAAGCAGCCGCGAAGGCGGGGCTGGGAGGATTTGCGTTTTACACCGGCATTCCGGGCGGGCTTGGCGGTGCGCTCAGGATGAATGCCGGTGCCCATGGCACGGAAACCCGCGAACGCATGGTCGAGCTGACGGCCATCGATCGGGACGGCAAGCGCCATGTTCTGAGCAACGCCGACATGGGCTATGCCTACCGGCATTCCGACGCGTCCGGGGACCTGATATTCACCTCTGCCGTGTTTGAGGGCGTGCCGCAGGCCGAGGCGTCCATTCGCCGGGAAATGGCGGATGTGGTGGCGCACCGGGAAAAGGCCCAGCCGATCCGCGAAAAGACCGGCGGATCGACCTTCAAGAATCCGCCCGGCACCTCCGCCTGGAAGGAAGTCGACGCCGCCGGTTGCCGCGGCCTCACCGTCGGCGGCGCGCAGATGTCGGACATGCACTGCAATTTCATGATCAACACGGGCAATGCCCGCGGTCACGACCTGGAGCTTCTGGGGGAAACCGTGCGCGCGCGCGTGCTCAAACACAGCGGTATCCGCCTGGAATGGGAAATCAAGCGTCTGGGGGCGTTCGGGCCGGAAGGCGCGATTGAACCGTTTCTTGGGGAAAAAGGGGAGGCTGCGTAG
- a CDS encoding outer membrane protein assembly factor BamD, whose amino-acid sequence MKIFLRMAILAAPIALAACGGKDDLDELALNDTPPEVLFNEGLALRAQGKLRDSTEKFEELDKLYPYSEYSKKSLVNLAFLNYSRGKYTETVTAARRFVTLYPGDESSAYMLYLAGQSFFRQMPDITRDQAVTRKAASAFAELIQRYPESEYVPDAEQKLRIVEDQLGGKEMQVGRYYLKKRNYIAGINRFKTVVVDYQTTRHVEEALFRLTEAYYALGVVNEAQTAAAVLGHNYPDSQWYKDAYSLLNKGGYEPSEDSGSWISRAFKSI is encoded by the coding sequence ATGAAGATTTTCCTCAGGATGGCCATTCTGGCAGCGCCGATTGCGCTTGCTGCCTGTGGCGGCAAGGACGATCTGGACGAACTTGCGCTCAACGACACGCCGCCGGAAGTGCTTTTCAATGAAGGCTTGGCGTTGCGTGCGCAGGGCAAACTGCGCGATTCGACCGAAAAGTTCGAAGAGCTGGACAAGCTTTATCCCTATTCGGAATATTCCAAGAAGTCGCTGGTCAACCTTGCGTTCCTGAACTACTCGCGCGGCAAATACACGGAAACGGTCACAGCCGCACGGCGGTTCGTAACGCTGTATCCGGGAGATGAGAGCTCCGCCTACATGCTTTATCTGGCAGGGCAGAGTTTCTTCCGTCAGATGCCGGACATTACCCGGGACCAGGCCGTGACCCGCAAGGCCGCGTCCGCTTTTGCCGAGCTTATCCAGCGCTATCCGGAATCCGAATACGTTCCGGATGCGGAGCAGAAACTGCGTATTGTCGAGGACCAGCTCGGCGGCAAGGAAATGCAGGTCGGCCGCTACTATCTGAAAAAGCGCAACTACATTGCCGGCATCAACCGCTTCAAGACGGTGGTCGTCGACTACCAGACCACGCGCCATGTGGAAGAGGCGCTGTTCCGCCTGACGGAAGCCTATTACGCGCTTGGCGTTGTCAACGAGGCCCAGACGGCGGCCGCGGTGCTCGGGCACAACTACCCGGACAGCCAGTGGTACAAGGACGCCTATTCGCTGCTGAACAAGGGCGGCTACGAGCCGTCGGAAGACAGCGGCAGCTGGATCAGCCGCGCCTTCAAGAGCATCTGA
- a CDS encoding cell division protein FtsQ/DivIB gives MSDALLSAAGFGIEAVKLSGQREINEFQILEALEIHEGTSLALFDAAGARDRLSQMAWVKNASVMKLYPSTLQINIEERVPYVLWQRGDLVSIVNESGDVITDEVDGRYANLLLVVNHGAQRRASEINIALETVPELRPRVRAAFLISDRRWDLQLENGISIRLPEDNIDAALADLVKMDEESGLLSRDIVAIDMRLADRVTVRLSDEAAEERKIMTGGQGRAGKKERDT, from the coding sequence GTGTCCGATGCATTGCTGTCGGCGGCCGGCTTCGGCATCGAGGCGGTGAAGCTTTCCGGACAGCGCGAAATCAACGAATTCCAGATCCTCGAAGCGCTCGAGATCCACGAAGGTACGTCATTGGCGTTGTTCGATGCGGCCGGCGCCCGGGACCGCCTCAGCCAGATGGCCTGGGTGAAGAACGCCTCGGTGATGAAACTCTATCCGAGCACGCTGCAGATCAATATCGAGGAACGCGTTCCCTATGTCCTGTGGCAACGGGGCGATCTGGTCTCGATCGTCAACGAATCAGGCGACGTCATCACGGACGAGGTCGACGGCCGCTACGCGAACCTGCTGCTGGTGGTCAATCATGGCGCACAGCGCCGCGCCTCGGAAATCAACATCGCACTGGAAACGGTTCCGGAACTGCGCCCGCGCGTGCGCGCCGCGTTCCTGATCTCGGACCGGCGCTGGGACCTGCAACTTGAAAACGGCATCTCGATCCGGCTGCCTGAGGACAATATCGATGCGGCATTGGCCGATCTTGTGAAAATGGATGAGGAAAGCGGCCTGCTGTCGCGCGATATCGTAGCCATCGACATGCGGCTGGCCGACCGGGTCACGGTGCGCCTGTCCGACGAAGCGGCCGAAGAGCGCAAGATCATGACCGGGGGGCAGGGCCGGGCAGGGAAAAAGGAGCGGGATACATGA
- the ftsZ gene encoding cell division protein FtsZ has translation MTINLKMPDIQELKPRITVFGVGGAGGNAVNNMITAGLQGCDFVCANTDAQALAMNQSDRLVQMGVAVTEGLGAGSQPEVGSAAAEEVIDEINDHLSGSHMVFITAGMGGGTGTGAAPVIARAAREQGILTVGVVTKPFQFEGARRMRIADSGIDELQRNVDTLIVIPNQNLFRIANAQTTFADAFAMADQVLYSGVACITDLMVKEGLINLDFADVRSVMRGMGKAMMGTGEASGEKRAQQAAEAAIANPLLDESSMKGAKGLLISITGGNDLTLFEVDEAATRIREEVDADANIILGATFDETLDGIIRVSVVATGIDREEGLAAAPFPASAAQPLKPETQAVPRTPEIATTKPVPALEKANAQDAAAKAVANLEKELAIPDPQPVSVASDPDVEIKRVQPSSSALAAKGPMMDIEDETPAKQVEDAPVSQPYIPPVAEEHSPSPRMPRVEDFPPIAQREIRAQQTTAGAQQPAAPAQPQTAAPVAGYDEEDHDDEDRRPMGLLRRLASGLGRREEEDEQEVSAPVARPAPQMQQPAPRAPQQRPAAQGATGQLDGTGRAAPKPVSASDDEQLEIPAFLRRQAN, from the coding sequence ATGACCATCAACCTGAAGATGCCCGACATTCAGGAGCTGAAGCCGCGCATTACGGTCTTCGGCGTCGGCGGCGCGGGCGGAAACGCCGTCAATAACATGATCACTGCAGGCCTCCAGGGGTGCGACTTCGTTTGCGCCAACACGGATGCCCAGGCACTGGCGATGAACCAGTCCGACCGGCTCGTCCAGATGGGCGTCGCCGTCACGGAAGGTCTCGGCGCCGGGTCTCAGCCAGAAGTCGGCTCTGCCGCGGCCGAGGAAGTGATCGACGAAATCAACGACCACCTGTCCGGTTCGCACATGGTGTTCATCACCGCCGGCATGGGCGGGGGCACCGGCACCGGTGCGGCCCCGGTCATCGCCCGGGCCGCGCGCGAGCAGGGCATCCTGACCGTCGGCGTGGTGACGAAGCCGTTCCAGTTCGAAGGCGCCCGCCGCATGCGGATCGCCGACAGCGGCATCGACGAGCTGCAGCGCAATGTCGATACGCTGATCGTCATTCCGAACCAGAACCTGTTCCGGATTGCAAATGCACAGACGACGTTCGCGGATGCCTTCGCGATGGCCGACCAGGTGCTGTATTCGGGCGTTGCCTGCATCACCGACCTGATGGTGAAGGAAGGTCTCATCAACCTCGACTTTGCCGACGTCCGCTCCGTGATGCGTGGCATGGGCAAGGCGATGATGGGCACCGGCGAAGCCAGTGGCGAGAAGCGCGCGCAGCAGGCGGCCGAAGCGGCCATTGCAAATCCGCTGCTCGACGAATCCTCCATGAAGGGTGCCAAGGGCCTCCTGATCTCGATCACCGGCGGCAACGATCTGACGCTGTTCGAGGTCGACGAAGCTGCGACCCGCATCCGCGAGGAAGTGGATGCCGATGCCAACATCATCCTGGGCGCGACCTTCGACGAAACCCTGGACGGTATCATCCGCGTCTCTGTCGTTGCCACCGGCATTGACAGGGAGGAAGGTCTTGCGGCCGCTCCGTTTCCAGCCTCTGCAGCACAGCCTCTGAAGCCGGAAACACAGGCAGTTCCGCGGACACCTGAAATCGCCACGACGAAGCCGGTACCGGCTCTCGAAAAGGCCAACGCGCAGGACGCGGCCGCCAAGGCCGTCGCCAACCTCGAGAAGGAACTCGCCATTCCGGACCCGCAGCCGGTTTCCGTTGCCAGCGATCCGGATGTGGAAATCAAGCGGGTGCAACCCTCTAGCAGCGCACTGGCTGCCAAGGGTCCGATGATGGACATCGAGGATGAAACCCCGGCCAAGCAGGTCGAGGACGCACCGGTCAGCCAGCCTTACATCCCGCCGGTCGCCGAAGAGCATTCGCCGTCGCCGCGCATGCCGAGGGTGGAAGATTTTCCGCCGATCGCGCAGCGGGAGATCCGGGCCCAGCAGACGACGGCCGGAGCACAGCAGCCTGCCGCACCTGCGCAGCCGCAAACGGCAGCCCCGGTTGCCGGATATGACGAAGAGGACCACGATGACGAGGATCGTCGTCCGATGGGGCTTCTGCGCCGGCTCGCCAGCGGCCTGGGCCGCCGTGAGGAGGAAGACGAGCAGGAGGTGTCCGCACCCGTTGCCCGTCCGGCACCGCAGATGCAGCAGCCCGCGCCGCGTGCGCCGCAGCAGCGCCCTGCCGCGCAAGGGGCTACGGGCCAGCTGGACGGTACCGGCCGCGCCGCACCCAAGCCGGTCAGCGCAAGCGATGACGAGCAGTTGGAAATTCCGGCGTTCCTGCGCCGCCAGGCCAACTGA
- the lpxC gene encoding UDP-3-O-acyl-N-acetylglucosamine deacetylase has protein sequence MTTHVDRQTTLADQVTLTGVGVHSGKPASITLVPAEAGVGIVFTRTDQEDSAELPALWNKVTQTALCTVLGDPAKDGVATVEHLMAALFGMGVDNLIVEIDGPEMPIMDGSSAVFVEAIEQVGLKKLDRGRRYLKIKKTVRVDNGSAWCELHPYQGTKFDITIDFDTPLIGRQQFTDDMTPGVFRDELARARTFGYVKDVEQLWKMGFALGSSLENSVAIAEDKVLNPEGTRWPDEFARHKALDAVGDLALAGLPILGLYRSYKGGHKMNHAVLVKLFEDPGSFEIVEAPAFRQVGQVDKGGLAAAAAFGPDVS, from the coding sequence ATGACCACACATGTTGACCGACAGACAACGCTTGCCGATCAGGTGACCCTGACCGGAGTGGGCGTTCATTCGGGCAAACCGGCGTCGATCACCTTGGTACCTGCCGAAGCTGGTGTGGGGATTGTGTTCACCCGCACCGACCAGGAAGACTCCGCTGAACTTCCTGCACTCTGGAACAAGGTCACGCAGACAGCACTTTGCACGGTCCTGGGCGATCCTGCAAAAGACGGCGTTGCCACCGTCGAACACCTCATGGCTGCCCTGTTCGGCATGGGGGTCGACAATCTGATCGTCGAGATCGACGGACCGGAAATGCCGATCATGGACGGCAGCAGTGCCGTTTTTGTCGAGGCGATCGAGCAGGTCGGCCTGAAGAAGCTGGATCGTGGCCGCCGGTATCTCAAGATCAAGAAGACCGTGCGCGTCGACAATGGCAGCGCCTGGTGCGAGCTGCATCCCTATCAGGGCACGAAGTTCGACATCACCATCGATTTCGACACGCCACTGATCGGCCGCCAGCAATTTACCGACGACATGACCCCCGGTGTTTTCCGGGATGAACTCGCGCGCGCGCGCACCTTTGGTTACGTAAAGGATGTCGAGCAGCTCTGGAAGATGGGGTTTGCGCTCGGCTCGTCGCTGGAGAATTCCGTGGCGATTGCCGAGGACAAGGTCCTGAATCCGGAAGGCACCCGTTGGCCGGATGAATTCGCGCGTCACAAGGCGCTGGACGCGGTCGGCGATCTCGCCCTGGCCGGTCTGCCGATCCTCGGTCTTTACCGCTCCTACAAGGGCGGTCACAAGATGAATCACGCGGTCCTGGTCAAGCTGTTCGAAGATCCGGGCAGTTTCGAGATTGTCGAAGCCCCTGCCTTCCGGCAGGTCGGTCAGGTCGACAAGGGTGGGCTTGCGGCCGCAGCGGCCTTCGGTCCGGACGTCTCCTGA